TGCCTCGCCCTGCGAAGCCATGGTAGCCGGTCATTTCGGCATCACCGACAAAGGCCGCCCGGCGGACACGTGGTTGCTGGACTCGGTACGTTCGGCCTGGATGGTCAAGCTCTCGCTGCACCTGAAGCTCGAGTTGATGAATCAGATACGGGAACGTGCCGAGGACGAAGCCATCCGGGTGTTTGCCCGCAACCTTCACGACCTGCTGCTCGCGGCACCGGCCGGCCCGCGCATCACGATCGGTCTTGATCCAGGGATTCGCACTGGCGTTAAGGTTGCTGTCATTGACAAGACCGGCAAGCTTGTCGATACCTCCACGATCTACCCTCACGAACCGCGCCGGGACTGGGAAGGTGCGCTTGCTGCCATTCGCCAGTTGGCTCAAAAGCACGGTGCAGAGTTGATCGCCATCGGCAACGGGACAGCCAGCCGGGAAACCGACAAGCTCGCCGCCGATCTCATCAAGCGCCACCCGGAATTGAAGCTGGCCAAGGTGGTGGTGTCGGAGGCAGGGGCCTCCGTATATTCAGCCTCCGAACTGGCCTCGAAGGAATTGCCGGATATAGACGTCTCTTTGCGGGGTGCCGTGTCCATCGCGCGCCGCCTGCAGGACCCCCTGGCAGAACTGGTCAAGATCGACCCGAAGAGCATCGGCGTCGGCCAGTATCAACACGATGTGAATCAGAGCAAGCTGGCAAAGTCGCTCGGCACAGTGATCGAGGACTGCGTGAACTCGGTCGGCGTCGACGTCAATACTGCATCCGTACCTCTGCTGACTCGCATCTCCGGTCTCACCCCGACACTTGCCGGTAACATCGTCAGCTACCGCGATCAGCATGGCGCCTTCAAGAGCCGCAAGCAGTTGCGGCTTGTCCCCCGCCTGGGCGACAAGACATTCGAACTGGCTGCCGGTTTCTTGCGCATCAACAATGGCGACAACCCGCTGGATGCCTCGGCTGTGCATCCGGAAGCCTATCCCGTCGTCGAGCGAATTCTTGCCGACATCAGGAAGAGCATCCGTGAAGTGATCGGAGACGGCAAGGCCGTGCGCGCCCTCACACCCGAGAAATACACCGATGACAAGTTCGGCCTGCCCACGGTTCAGGACATTCTCACGGAACTCGAAAAACCCGGTCGCGATCCGAGGCCCGAGTTCAAGGCCGCCCTATTCCGCGAAGGGGTTGAAAACCTCAAGGACCTTGAGTCCGGGATGATACTGGAAGGCATCGTCACCAATGTCGCCAATTTCGGCGCCTTTGTCGATATCGGCGTACACCAGGACGGTCTCGTCCACGTCTCAGCGCTTGCCGACAAGTTTGTCAAAGACCCGCACAGCATCGTCAAGGCGGGCGACATCGTGAAGGTGAAAGTACTGGATGTCGATATCGCACGCAAGCGCATTGCCCTGACCATGCGTCTGTCTGACGAAGTCACAGCGAGGATCGACGGCACCATGTCGCATCGAAGAGGCAAACCCCCGCTACCGAAACCAGATGCATTACAACAACGCGGTGCGATGGCGGCGGCTTTCGCGAAGCTGAATCAGTGATAAAAGGTGGATCCAGAATCTTCCGCAGGTCTGGAAGGACCAACCGACTGTGGCTTCGCGCAATCCGATCCCGTAATAATACGCAGGAAAAGTGAGACACCGCGATGCCAGTGACGCAGGCCATTCTCGTTCGCCGACCGAGTGATCTGACGGTCGCCTGGGCGCAACGCATCGTAGCGCAACATGCTGCAGACGCCACGGTATCAGAGGTCAATGTGCTGTCCGCTGATATCGGGACGACAACGCGGGTGCGGGTCGCGGTCGAACACAATGGGCCGGAGACGTTGCCCAGTCGTTGGTTCGTGAAAATGCCGTCGCGGTCCTGGCGAGCCCGGTGCATTACGGCGTTATCCCGCCTCCTCCAGACAGAAGTGCGTTTCTATCAGGAAGTGACGCAGGCTGTCCCCGTACTTCGGCCTGCCATGTTAGCGGCGCAGAGCCGGTGCGGACAGGGCACGACGCTGGTCCTTGCCGATGTGACAGAACGTGGTGCTGTTCCCGGCGCTCCCGGGGATGCGTTGACGACCGCTCAAGCGACCGTAGTGGTCGAACAACTGGCCAGACTTCATGTGCAGTTTTGGAATAAGGCGAGTCTCGATCAGGAATATCGATGGCTGGCTGGTCCTGTCCGGCGATGGGAAGATCGGTTGGGAACAGCCCTGGCAGTGCCGTTGATGCAACGGGGGTTACGGCGTGCCGGGAGCGCCGTTCCCATAGCGCTCCACGCCCCCGCTGTGCACTATGCGCGCCGGCGTCGCCAGGCGATGCGCTTGCTTGCAGACGGCCCACGCACCCTCGTCCATCACGATGTACATCCCGGCAATCTCTTCTGGCAGCAGTCCCAACCGGGATTCCTCGACTGGCAGCTCGTCCGCATTGGTGAGGGGATTGGCGATGTCGCGTACTTCCTGGCTACCGCGCTCACACCTGAAATCCGGCGGACGTGCGAAGCGCGCCTGCTCGCACGGTATCAACAGGTTCTTGAGGACCATCAGATCGCGGATCTCGATTCCACAACGCTACGGCAACGATATCGCGCCCATCTCATGTATGCCTTTGAAGCCATGGTGGTGACGCTTGCGGTCGGTGACATGATGCCCCTGGATAGCAATCTAGAACTCATCCGCCGGGCGGCCGCGGCGGTTGAGGATCACGATGCCTTTGCGGTCAGACCAGCGAAGGGGGGAGATTACTCTTGATCAGCAAGCCAATCGCGAAGCTTGGCGTGGATTTCATCGCGAACGCGACGGAACTTCTTCAGTTTGTCTTCATCTGTGCCGGTGGCCTGAGAAGGATCGTCGAAGCTCCAGTGGATGCGGGTCGTTCCTCCGGGGAACATCGGGCATCGTTCGTTGGCGTTGTCGCAGACCGTGATCACGTAGTCCCATGGCTGGCTGAGGAATGCGTCGATGGTCTTGGAGGTATGCCCGCTCAGATCGATTTTAACCTCCTCCATGGCCCGGATCGCGAGCGGGTGGACGCGCGTCGCTTCGGTCCCGGCGCTGGCGACGACGAAACGATCTCCTGCGAGCGCGCGAAGGAGA
Above is a genomic segment from Candidatus Methylomirabilis tolerans containing:
- a CDS encoding RNA-binding transcriptional accessory protein, which gives rise to ASPCEAMVAGHFGITDKGRPADTWLLDSVRSAWMVKLSLHLKLELMNQIRERAEDEAIRVFARNLHDLLLAAPAGPRITIGLDPGIRTGVKVAVIDKTGKLVDTSTIYPHEPRRDWEGALAAIRQLAQKHGAELIAIGNGTASRETDKLAADLIKRHPELKLAKVVVSEAGASVYSASELASKELPDIDVSLRGAVSIARRLQDPLAELVKIDPKSIGVGQYQHDVNQSKLAKSLGTVIEDCVNSVGVDVNTASVPLLTRISGLTPTLAGNIVSYRDQHGAFKSRKQLRLVPRLGDKTFELAAGFLRINNGDNPLDASAVHPEAYPVVERILADIRKSIREVIGDGKAVRALTPEKYTDDKFGLPTVQDILTELEKPGRDPRPEFKAALFREGVENLKDLESGMILEGIVTNVANFGAFVDIGVHQDGLVHVSALADKFVKDPHSIVKAGDIVKVKVLDVDIARKRIALTMRLSDEVTARIDGTMSHRRGKPPLPKPDALQQRGAMAAAFAKLNQ
- a CDS encoding phosphotransferase codes for the protein MTQAILVRRPSDLTVAWAQRIVAQHAADATVSEVNVLSADIGTTTRVRVAVEHNGPETLPSRWFVKMPSRSWRARCITALSRLLQTEVRFYQEVTQAVPVLRPAMLAAQSRCGQGTTLVLADVTERGAVPGAPGDALTTAQATVVVEQLARLHVQFWNKASLDQEYRWLAGPVRRWEDRLGTALAVPLMQRGLRRAGSAVPIALHAPAVHYARRRRQAMRLLADGPRTLVHHDVHPGNLFWQQSQPGFLDWQLVRIGEGIGDVAYFLATALTPEIRRTCEARLLARYQQVLEDHQIADLDSTTLRQRYRAHLMYAFEAMVVTLAVGDMMPLDSNLELIRRAAAAVEDHDAFAVRPAKGGDYS
- a CDS encoding arsenate reductase ArsC, translating into LLRALAGDRFVVASAGTEATRVHPLAIRAMEEVKIDLSGHTSKTIDAFLSQPWDYVITVCDNANERCPMFPGGTTRIHWSFDDPSQATGTDEDKLKKFRRVRDEIHAKLRDWLADQE